GCCAAATCAAGTTCCAAAATAATCATCCTTAAAAAAGTCGCCTTTTTATTACTACGTTCAAGAAGAATGTATTTTCTAGAATTATCAAAGAGAGCCAAAATAATCCCCGGAAATCCAGCTCCACTACCCACATCAAGTACTTGATGTGGATTATTATCTCTAATAATAGGCAATCCAGTCATAGAATCTAGAGCATGCAAAAGTACTGCATCAAAGTTTCGATCATTACTTGATACCAAGTTAAATCTAGCACCAAATAACAAAACTCTACCTATATAAAATCTTAACTTATCAATGCTTTCTGAAGTAAAAGACACTCCCAAACTTTTCAAAGAAAGTTTAAAGTTACTCATCATAAAGACAAACTAAGCGCTACCTTATTCTTAGAACTTGAAAAATATATAAGCAAAACCTGAATATCTGTATTTCTAACACCAGAAATCCTACTTGCCTGAGCAAGATTAGCTGGCTGAATTTTAACAAACTTTTCCTTAGCCTCTCTAGATAGCCCATCAATCTCGTAATTGAAATTAACTGGCAATTTAATAAGCTCAAGATTATCCATTTTCCTAATCAAATCTCTTTGTCTATTAATGTAGCCCTCATATTTAATATCTAACTCAACCTGTTCAAGAATTACTTTTGAAACATTCAATTTAGGATCTATATTAATAAGATCACCTAAACTAATATATGGATCTTTTACAATATGATAAAAATCCTTGTTAATGTGTCTTCTCAATTGTAAGGTACTAGCTTCCTTTTCTTTAAGACGCCTCTGCCGCAAAAGCTCTTTAATTTCCTCTACTTGTTTCTCCTTTGAAAAATATTTAGAATATTTTTCTTCACTAACCAGTCCAACCTCATATCCCCACCTAATCAACCTCTTATCACTAGTATCATGTCGCAGATTAAGCCTATGTTCAGCCCTTGAAGTAAACATTCTATAAGGCTCCTTAGTCCCCTTGGTAACAAGGTCATCAACAAGCACTCCAATATAAGAACTAGTCCGTGGAAGTATCATCGAATCTTTCCCTTGCAGTTTAAGTGCCGCATTAATTCCAGCCATCAAGCCTTGAGCTGCAGCTTCCTCATATCCTGATGACCCATTAGTTTGCCCTGCAACAAAAAGTCCCTCAACTCTTTTAGTCTCAAGACTTGCATATAATTCAATAGGATTAATGTAATCATATTCAACAGCATACCCAGGTCTTGTAATAACTGCATTCTCAAGTCCATCAATACTATTGATCAACCTTTTCTGAACATCTTCAGGCAAAGACGAACTTAAACCATTAAGATACATCTCTTCAGTACTCAACCCTTCAGGTTCAATAAATATTTGATGTTTATCCTTATCTTTGAATTTTACTATCTTATCTTCAATTGAAGGACAATATCTTGGACCATTCCCAACAATTTCACCAGAATAAAGAGGAGAGAGATGCATATTATCACTGATTATCTCATGGGTTTTTTTATTAGTATAAGTGATATAACAAGAAAGTTGAGCTTTATCTATCTTAGTATTTGAAAAGGAAAAAGGAATGATATCAGAATCTCCAAATTGAACTTCTGTTTTTTCAAAATTTATACTTTTCCTATGAACCCTAGCAGGAGTACCTGTTTTAAGCCTACCCATCTCAAATCCAAGATCAAGTAAAATCTTTTCAAGACCATAAGCAGCAGGCTCAGAAATTCTTCCCATACAAGCTCTATACTCACCAATGAATATTTTACCCCTAAGAAAAGTTCCGGTAGTAAGCACCACAACATGAGATGTAAATTTATTACCCCTCTCTGTAACCACACCTTCTATTTTATTCCTCATAGAATTAAGCAAAAAGTCACTAACAGTATCTTGAAAAAGATCAAGATTACTTTGTCTCTCCAATGTTTCTTTTGCCTTAACCTGATACACCAATTTATCAGCCTGCGCACGCGGTGCTTGAACCGCAGGTCCTCGACTTTTATTTAAAATTCTAAATTGAATCATACTAAAGTCAATAAGACACCCCATTTCTCCCCCAAGAGCATCAATTTCACGTACCATATTTCCCTTAGCAAGCCCACCAATAGCCGGATTACAAGAAAGCTTACCAATTGTATCTAAATTTTGAGTAATCATGAGTGTCTTAAAATTTAATCTTGAAAGAGCTAGAGATGCCTCAATACCAGCATGTCCTCCTCCAATAACAATAGCATCGAAATCCATATCTATTTTCCTAAACAAAAATTCTTAAACATATTGTTAAGTACATCCTCACTAGTAACTTCACCTGTTATTTCACCTAAAAGATTAATCACTTCATAAACATCAAATGCTAACATATCATAGCTTATATCTCGTTCTATTTTATTTAACAACTCAATAACCAAATTATAAGCTTTTTTTAAAAGTTCTGCCTGGCGACTTGATGAAACGACAACATCATAACTATCAATATCAACATAATCAAAACACGCCAATGATCTTATCTTATCATAAAGAGCATCTATACCAAATAAAGTTTTGGTACTAATCCTTACCAAATTTGATGAATTTATATTACCTGAATTAAAAAATTCAACTGTTTTGTCATTTTGTCCTAAATCCATCTTATTTAAAACAAAAAGTACCTTAGAATGTCCTACATAAGAATTAATAAATTTTAAGTCGTCATTCGTTAGTTTCGAACTTAAGTCAATAACATAAAGAACCAAAGATGCTTCCTTAATTAAGGAATTACTCCTAACTATACCCAACTGTTCAACAAAATCACTAGTCTCCCTAAGCCCTGCTGTATCAAAAACGTTAAACAAAATACCATCCAGTTCAAAACTAGCTTGAATGTAATCTCTCGTAGTGCCAGCATAAGAAGAAACTATAGCTCTATCTTCCTTTAGTAACAAATTAAAAAGAGAAGACTTGCCAACATTAACAGAACCAGCTAAAACTAATGTAATTCCATGATCCAACTTCCTTGAAGCATCATAAGAATCAATCAACCTTTTAAGCTCATCTTTACTTTTTGAAATAGCCTCAAAAGGAACCTTAATCTCATCTTCATTGGTTTCATAATCAAGATAAACACTAAGTGCTGAAAGAAAATTTAAAATATCTTTCTTGATTAAATCTATTTTCACAAACAAAGAACCTGAAAGCTTGTTAACAGCAAGAGTATGGGTCTTATTAGTTTTAGCAGCAACTAACTCATTTACTGCTTCTGCTTTAGTAAGATCAAGTTTGCCAGCCAAAAAAGAACGCAAAGTAAACTCACCTGGCTCAGCCATCCTAAATCCCACTTTCAAAAAAAAATCTATAATCCGTTTTATACCAACAAGAGATCCATGAGCCATAACTTCTATTGAATCTTGTCCTGTAAAACTTTTTGGAGCTCTATAAAGACAAACAACAACTTCATCTAACTTTTCACAAGTCTCTTTATCCACTATATACCCATAATGAATCGTATGTCCGGGTGCTTCAAGAAGTCTCTTAGGATCTGAAAATATTTCAGAAAACCTCTCAATTGAAGAAATCCCACTACTACGAATCACACATAACGCACTACTAAGAAAGGGTGTAGCAAGTGCAACAATATCATCTTCTCTTTGAAAAAGCTTATTCATAGACTCAAAAAATTATAACATAGCATAAATAACAATGACAAAGACCAAAACAAAAGAAAAAACTCAAAAAAATAAATAAGATAAATAACTTCAATTTGTAAATATTATAAATTTCACCTATAATTATATTTTGTAAAGATGAAAACCGAATTAGAAACTGAACTGAAAAATACTTTAAAAGAAGAAGTTTTATTAGTAGAAAAGATATATGATATGTATCTAAATATAAAAAAATATCTTGATGAAAAAGATGAAATTATGTTTAAAGAAACAATAAATAAAACGAACACTTATCTTAACAAGTTTAAAGACATCGAGCAAAAGAGAAATGAAATTTGGAGAGAATTTACAGATCATGAAACATTCGACTCAACTTACATGGCTATAGAAAAACTGTGTTCTATTTACAAAAAAGAGATATATAGTTATCTTCATCGACTAAGAATAGGAGTGGTCAATATTCAAAACTTAAATTACCTAATATCAAGTTATGTAGAAACATCACTTGATATCTTAGATCTAATATTTAAAGATGCTCAAGAAAGCGTAGGAAATATAACGTATAAAAACCCCTATGGACCAAGAAGTGGAAGATTAAATGAAACATCCGTCTTAATAAATAAAAAACTTTAACTGATTAAGGAGTTTAAAATGAATTCAACATTCTCAGGAATAGAAATTGGAAAGAAAAGCTTATTTGCACATAAAGATGCTATGAATACAATTGGACATAATTTAACTAACGCCTCAAAACCCGGATATTCAAGACAAAGAGTTATAATGAAAACTGAAATGCCAATTTATGCCCCTCAATTAAATAGAGCAAACAAAGTAGGTCAATTAGGCCAAGGAATAATGGTACAATGCATAGAAAGAATAAGAGACGATCTACTTGACATAAAAATAGCTGAAGAATCACATCGCCTCGGCTATTGGAATTCAAAAGACAAATTTATTTCTCTGCTTGAAAATGTATATAATGAGCCGGAAGAACAATCAATTAGAAAAAGATTGAATGACTTTTGGGATAGCTGGCAAGATCTGTCAAGACAACCTCAAGGATTAGCTGAAAGAAACATTATCCTAGAACGTGGAAAAGCTTTTGCAGAAACAATAAAAAGCAGATTTCACTCCCTTGAACGAATATACACAATGGTAAATGATGAAGTTAAAATTACTACTGAAGAGATAAATAATTACCTTAGAAATATTAGTGATCTTAATAGGCAAATTGCAAAAGCAATCGCCATGAAAGATCAGCCAAATGATTTAATGGATGAAAGAGACTTAATAGTCAACAAACTAAGCAATTTAATTAGTATCTCCATAGAAAATAAGCGAGATCCTAATGAATTCTTAATTCATTCAGAAGGAAAACATCTCATTCAAGGCACAATCGCAAATGAATTCATGTTAGAAGCAGTTAATGGTCCTACAAGAACCAAATGGAATGTTTTATGGAATAATGGAGAAATGACTAACATTGATACAGGAAAATTAGGAGCTCTTATTAATGTAAGAGATAACGAAATTAAAAATGAGATTAATGAGCTAGATAATATGGCAATCAATATCATAGAGCTTGTAAATGAAGTTCATGTATCAGGCTACGGACTTGACAAAAAAAATGGAAGAATTTTTTTTGATCAAGAATACAAGCTAACTGATGAGCTCGGACGATATGACAGCAATGGAAATGGTCAGTTTGATTCCGTTCATATATTCAAAATAAATAGTACAAATGAACTTATTCCAGAAGAAAAGCTAGGATTTGCAGGAATACTCAGATTTCAAACACTCAACACAAATAATTTCATAGAAATACCTTACCATACAACAGATACCGTTCAAGATGTAATAAATAAAATCAATAATTCTAATGCACAAGTTACTGCAAGAATTAATGAAGAAGGAAAATTTGAAATCAAAGCAATCAAAGAAGAAGAAAAAGATAGCGCTGTCTTTAGAATTAGATATATTGAAGATTCTGGGCTATTCTTAACAACTTACACAGGCATTTTAGATGCATCGGGAGCTGAAGGTGCTTATAACTACCAAAACATTAATACTACTAACCAACTAACAAATACAGCTAGCTATTCAATATCTCCTTTAAAAAATCCAGCTGCATGGCTTAAAGTATCTAAAGAAATTTTAGAAGATCCGTCAAAGATTGCATCAGGAATTAGAACTCCAACAAATAATATTCCTATTGGAGATAACGAAGCAGCACTACGTATTGCATCTCTTGTAAACTCACAAATCATGATCGGAAAGAATGAAACACTAAATGACTACTTCGCAAACACAGCTTCCAATATTGCAATAAAAGGACAAATAGCAGAAGTTACAAAAAATAGTCAAGAACAAATACTTAAAAGCTTAACTGATTTAAGATTATCAATATCTGGTGTAAATAAGGATGAGGAATTAGCAAACATGATAGAATTTCAACAATCATTTATTGCTGCAAGTAAATTCATCACCGTTTCTGCTGAATTAATAGATACAATTATAAATAAAATGGGAGTATAATACATGATAAACAGAGTAAGTCACCCTTTAACATATGAAAATTTAAAAGCATCTTCAACAGGAAAAGAAGTAAAAATAACGAGACTCTTAGAAAGTCTATATCAAGGTGGTAAAAAAATCATAAATCTTCGAGATGATCCAACTGGTGTCACTCATGCAATAAGATTAGACAGTGATATGTTTAAACTTAACACTTATGTCAAAAATATCAATAACGCCAAAGGAAAATTAAGATATATAGAAGGATATTTACAATCCCTAGCAAATATTTTAACCCGTGCAAAAGAAATAACTGTCCAAGGATCAAACGGTACATACGGAGCTGATGATAAAAAAATGATAGCAAAAGAAATAAACGCAATACTTGAAGATGTACTTGCAATAGCAAATGCAAAAGGAGCAGATGGATGCAGCATATTTGCAGGAACTAAAGTTGATGCCGAAGCATTCAAAGTAACTAGAGAAAACAGAATAAACAGATTAACCCAAGATAGAGCAGAAACGCAAATAGTAAGAATAGACTACAATGGCAATCAAGCGGAACAGACAACTGAAATATATAATGGAATTTATATCCCAACCAGCTATCCTGGAAGTGAAATATTCTTTTCACAAAATCACTACATAATATCATCAAAAAGTGTTAATGGATTTACTGTAAAAGAAAATACCAAAATATATATCGATAATATTGAAATAGCATTAACACAAGGAGATACTGCTGCTGACATTATTGCTAAGATTAATGAATCAGCTGCTCCTGTTGAAGCTATCCTTGATCCTATTCTAAATTCAATAGCTATAAAAACAACCACACCTCATCAAATATGGATAACAGAAGAAGGTTCAACAGTACTACAAGATCTTGGTATTCTTACCCAAAACAATGATACCAAAGAACCTCCCTATAATATTGCAAGTAACACTGAAGTTAGAAATAGAACTATTTTTGATAGCTTAATTGATCTGAGGGATACTCTAGAAGAAAATAGAGAAGGGATTATTGGAAGTAGAAGTTTAGCTGAAATCGACGAAAGTTTAAATAAAATCTTTTCAACATTGGCTGATCTTGGAACTAAAGATAACAGACTCGATCTAAATCATGAAAGGATCAGTAAAGAAATAATAGATATGAAAGATGATATTGTTAAATATACCGATTTTGACGTAACAAAAACAATAACAGATCTTAATATGACAAGTTTAGCTTATCAGGTATCTTTAGGGGTTTCTGCAAGAATAATGCAAACAACACTATTAGATTTCCTAAAGTAAAATGAAAAATAAACTTAGTATAAAATTCAACTTCCCTGAAGGAATACCAGGGTTTGAAGATATCAAAGAATTTATAATCAAAGACTCTGAACATAAACCGTTCTCTATCATGCAATCAATAAATGGAGAAATAAATTTCTTAGTAACATCTCCCCTTAACTTTTTAGAAAAATATATTCCAAAAATAGAGGAAAAAGATTGGTTAGATATTCAAGCAGAAAATGAAGATGAAAAGGTTATACTATGTATAATTAATATGCATGTAAAAAATTATAAGGAAATAACAGCCAATTTAAAAGCTCCAATCATATTAAACAAAAAGAAACTAATCGGAAAACAAGCTATATCCACAAATGAAGAGCATTATCTTAGATATAGAGTCTTTAAGGAATAAACATGCTAATATTATCAAGAAAAGCAAAAGAAAGCATAAAAATAGACTCCAACATTGAAATTTCAATATTAGAAATAAAAAAAGATAGTGTCAAAATAGCTATAAAAGCTCCTGAAAATATTAAAATACTTAGATCTGAAATATATGATATCATTAAAGAAGAAAACAAAAAATCAATTTTACAAGACAAGAACAACATGCATAAAATAAAAAATTTACTTGATCATCTCAATAAATGAGACTTAATCTCAGCATCACTAAGTCTTACATAAAAGGGTCCTGCCAAAATATTATCGCCATGTCCGCTTTCCAAGTACTTACATTCACCAAGATCCCTCAAAACTGAACCAAAAGATTCCATATCAGTAATAATCTCAAAATTATATTTTTTATATTTAAGTTTTTCATAAATAAATTCAACGCCGTTACCCACAATAACAAATTTCAAGTCAAGACCATCCAAATAGTCAAATAACTCCAATTCAGAAAAACAAAAAATTTTGCCACATAATTTAGAATTTTTATAATACCCAAGAAAATACCTACCAGCTGTAAAACTTAAAGTCAGAACATCCAATCTTGTATGAATTAACCTTGCAAAAACATCAAAAGTAGGTACATTAACAAAAGGAATTGAAAGCCCTAAAGAAAGTCCCTTAATAAAACTTAAACTAATTCTCAAGCCCGTAAAAGAACCAGGTCCAGACGAATTAATAAGTAAATCAAGATTATTAAGATCAATATTATGTTTTAATACAAAATCATTAAATAATTTTGGAACACTAAGAGTATAATTAATCTTATCTTTAAACTTAACTAAAGATAAAACTTCACCATTAATTTTAAAATGAATTAGTAAAGTTTTATATGAATATTCAACTGAAAGAGTATTCATCACTAAATTCTAAAATCCTACTAGTATCTTGTACTTTAAACTTCAAAAATTTCAACCTATTCCGGGGCAAAACATCAATAATCATCTCTGGCCACTCAATAGCTATTATAGATGACATATCTAAGAAAATCTCCATTCCACCAATAAGCTCAAACTCATCTAAACTATTTAAACGGTACAAATCAATATGATAAAATTTAAAATCTACAAAATCATAAACATTAATAATGTTATAAGTTGGACTTGTAAAATAAGAAATACCAAGATTCAAGGCCAAACCTTTTAAAAAGGTTGTTTTTCCAGCACCCATATCACCACAAAAACCAAATACCTTGCCAATAGGTAAGGGACTAAAAAAAGACTTAGAAAAGCCTATCATTTCCTTTTCTGTCTTAAAAAATAATTTCAAGGAAGTTCACCTTTCATATCAAGATCAATGACACATCTCTTGATTGCAATCATTAAACTAAGAGCAGGATAATTTAGAGATTCTAAGAAATCAATAGAAATATGTTTTTCACCCAAAGGAGTCACTTCTATTATAAATTTTACTTGCTTACTCTCCCTAGATCCTTTACATTCATAAAAAGCATCAGCAAAATACACTCTCCTATAATATATATGACTATCTTGCTTTCTAATATTATCAATAGAAATAAGTCTCACAACAGTATTCCTTTAAATAAATCCCAAGAAGCCAACATAGGAACATTTTCATTTAGCGCTATTTGCAAAGGTGGGACTCTCATTTTTAACTTTTAGTTCACCTTACGAAACCATTCATTAAAAAAATACTTAAGTCCCCAACTTTAGTAAGATGTCGCAAAAAATAACTCTAATCCCTATAATTAAACTTCCCAGGAAGCCTTCAACTTTTTATCTCATAAACAATCTTTTTAAAAGTCGTAATATCTTCAATTGCTAGATTAGATAAAATTTTTCTATTAAGCTTAATATTAGCCCTTTTTAAACTTTCAAAAAATCTTGAATAATTAATTCCCATGCCTGTTAAAGCAGCAGAAATTCTTACAATCCATAAGCTTCTAAAATCTCTCTTACGAACCTTCCTATCTCTTGTAGCATACATCATACCTTTACGAAGAGTATCTTTGGCCTTCTTATAATTACTTTTCTTAGTACCCCAAAAACCCTTAGTTTTACTTAAGATCTTTTTTCGTCTTGCAACATGAACTATCCCGTTCTTCACTCTAGCCATATAATCTAATCTCCCTAAATAAATATTCAAGCATAAGGTAACAAGGTCTTGATTCTCTTAACTTCAACACTGGAAACCAAACCTAACTTACCCAACTTCCTTCTTCTTTTTGAAGACTTTTTTGTCAAAATATGCCTTAAATTTTGTCTTTTATGTTTAATTTTACCTTTTGAAGTAAAAGCAAACCTCTTTCTTGCGCTTTTGCACGTTTTCATTTTTGACATTCACATCTCCTTATTACTTACTTCTTAGACTTAGGTGCAATAATTAAAAACATTGTCTTGCCTTCCATCTTAGCTGGTGATTCCAAGACATAATTAGAATCACCTACCTTTTCAAGAATACTCTCCAAAATTCCATAACCCAAATGAGTATGAGCAAGTTCACGTCCCCTAAATCTTATAGTAACTTTTACCCTATTACCTTCTTTGAGGAATCCTAAAATATTTCTATACTTAAAATCAAGATCATGAACATCTATTTTTGGCTGCATCCTCACCTCTTTAAGCTTAATTATCTTTTGATTTTTTCTTTGCTCCTTTTGACGCTTCTCTTGATGAAATTTATATTTTCCATAATCGATTATTTTACACACAGGAGGCAATACATTCGGCGATACCTCAACCAAATCAAGTTCAGCATCCCTAGCATATTTAATAGCATCTTCAATTAACAAAACAGATTGGGTGCCATCATCAAAAATAACCCTAACCTCACGAGCCTTAATCTTATTATTAATTCTTAACTCTTTACTACTTGACTTCGACCTATCTTTATCCTTACCGAAACTTCTATTTATCATCTAAAAATATGAACTCCTCAAACAGCATTAATCAATAACTAATTTTAATATACCTTTACTAAAAAGTAAATTCGAACATGTATTTCTTAAACAACAATAATAGAAAAAATCCTGCAAAACTTTAAAAAGTAAAAATCTAGTTGATTAATACGCCATTTAAAAGTAAAATTTATTTACCATGAATATATTCTTACTAACAAGTCTACCTCTAGTCCTTAAGATATATATGCTAATAAAACACCATCAATCCAAACTCATCAAACAAAAATATATCCTAGCAACATCAATATTACTTGCAATGACTATCTTCTTCCTATTATATCTAATGGAAGAATTCATACTATACAAGAGACTACTAATCAACTATCAAACAAAATCCAGCTTAGCATATTCAATATTCATTAAAGAACAAATATACTATTATGTCTTACCATTATTTATATTCACATTTTTTTTCACATTCAATCCAAATTCATTGCTCAAAAAAAATCCAATATTTTTAATATACTTTGCATTTGGATTAATATTCTCTAAAAATTTAACACTCATCATAACAAACAGTAAAGTTTTTGGCACATATGAGTATATCAAAATACCGCTTTTACATATATTAGAATTCATATTTACAGCAATCATATGTGAAAAAGGAATAAACCTTTATATCACACAAAACATGAATGGATATCAATTAATTTTTATCCCTATCTTAGCCTTAGAAACAATCATCACACTTTTAAAAGTATTAATTTTAATAAACTCACAAATCTATGTTCTAATTATATTTATAATACTACTAGGAATCACAATCTTTCACAAGAAAGCTATTAGAACTGTAAAATAATGCTAAATATAATAAAGAGCCTTACTATTGCAATTGTTTTAATGCCATTTTTTAACTGCAAAAACAATAAAATTATAGACAAGAATTTCAGTTATATCATAATTTTTTCAGATACTACAGAATATTTTTTCAAAATTAATCATACTCCATTTATACAAGAGGAAACACTATTTATCAATGAAAAAGATATCGAACTCATTAAAGGTAAACTCAATAATGTACAAAAAATACTCTTAACACATAAATCAAGTAATGAAATATTTAATGTCAATAAAATCAAAAATAAAACTTTCTATCTCTCTGAAGTAAAATTTTCATTAAGAAAAGCAATAGATTTTATATTAAATGACCCCTCAATAGACCTAAAAACCTCATTAATCATGACAGATAATACACTCAACAAAGAAGATTTAGAGTACTTAGAGCAAAGTACAAGAGCTCAAAACATAAACATTACTGTAATAAACGAAACAAACATTCCGTATCTAAAAAATTTGATTGTTCCTAAAATAACAAGAGTTATCCTATTTTCAATAAAGAATAATCACGTTTTTTTAAAAAAATTATCAGGATCACCTTTTTTTAAAAAAATAGACTTTATACTTATTGGAAATACTAAAAAAAATTTAAAAGAGATTAATGCAAAATATATAATCGGTATTGACGAGCTTAATTTAATCGAAATGACAAAAAAAATTAATAAAAATTTTCAATATGAATTTAACATTTATAAAAAACAAAATAAATTTGACAATAAATCAATATATATTCAAGTAAACTAATGAACAACAATTGACAAACAAAAATCTATCTTTGATAAAAATAATCGTCAAATCAAACCTTCAAACAAATCTTTAAAGTTATCATACAACGCAATCACAACGTCACGCAAATCACAATTTTTAATTTTTGCAATCTCAAGACATGTATATCCTAAAAAAA
The DNA window shown above is from Borrelia anserina Es and carries:
- the rsmG gene encoding 16S rRNA (guanine(527)-N(7))-methyltransferase RsmG; translated protein: MMSNFKLSLKSLGVSFTSESIDKLRFYIGRVLLFGARFNLVSSNDRNFDAVLLHALDSMTGLPIIRDNNPHQVLDVGSGAGFPGIILALFDNSRKYILLERSNKKATFLRMIILELDLANVKVLEHDVEKEQNKYEFITIRAFRDIRKYASILKLILEDRGLIMAYKGKFDNIKFEISHIKGLFNNIEIKSSTISGGKERNFLLLYK
- the mnmG gene encoding tRNA uridine-5-carboxymethylaminomethyl(34) synthesis enzyme MnmG; protein product: MDFDAIVIGGGHAGIEASLALSRLNFKTLMITQNLDTIGKLSCNPAIGGLAKGNMVREIDALGGEMGCLIDFSMIQFRILNKSRGPAVQAPRAQADKLVYQVKAKETLERQSNLDLFQDTVSDFLLNSMRNKIEGVVTERGNKFTSHVVVLTTGTFLRGKIFIGEYRACMGRISEPAAYGLEKILLDLGFEMGRLKTGTPARVHRKSINFEKTEVQFGDSDIIPFSFSNTKIDKAQLSCYITYTNKKTHEIISDNMHLSPLYSGEIVGNGPRYCPSIEDKIVKFKDKDKHQIFIEPEGLSTEEMYLNGLSSSLPEDVQKRLINSIDGLENAVITRPGYAVEYDYINPIELYASLETKRVEGLFVAGQTNGSSGYEEAAAQGLMAGINAALKLQGKDSMILPRTSSYIGVLVDDLVTKGTKEPYRMFTSRAEHRLNLRHDTSDKRLIRWGYEVGLVSEEKYSKYFSKEKQVEEIKELLRQRRLKEKEASTLQLRRHINKDFYHIVKDPYISLGDLINIDPKLNVSKVILEQVELDIKYEGYINRQRDLIRKMDNLELIKLPVNFNYEIDGLSREAKEKFVKIQPANLAQASRISGVRNTDIQVLLIYFSSSKNKVALSLSL
- the mnmE gene encoding tRNA uridine-5-carboxymethylaminomethyl(34) synthesis GTPase MnmE, translating into MNKLFQREDDIVALATPFLSSALCVIRSSGISSIERFSEIFSDPKRLLEAPGHTIHYGYIVDKETCEKLDEVVVCLYRAPKSFTGQDSIEVMAHGSLVGIKRIIDFFLKVGFRMAEPGEFTLRSFLAGKLDLTKAEAVNELVAAKTNKTHTLAVNKLSGSLFVKIDLIKKDILNFLSALSVYLDYETNEDEIKVPFEAISKSKDELKRLIDSYDASRKLDHGITLVLAGSVNVGKSSLFNLLLKEDRAIVSSYAGTTRDYIQASFELDGILFNVFDTAGLRETSDFVEQLGIVRSNSLIKEASLVLYVIDLSSKLTNDDLKFINSYVGHSKVLFVLNKMDLGQNDKTVEFFNSGNINSSNLVRISTKTLFGIDALYDKIRSLACFDYVDIDSYDVVVSSSRQAELLKKAYNLVIELLNKIERDISYDMLAFDVYEVINLLGEITGEVTSEDVLNNMFKNFCLGK
- the flgK gene encoding flagellar hook-associated protein FlgK; protein product: MNSTFSGIEIGKKSLFAHKDAMNTIGHNLTNASKPGYSRQRVIMKTEMPIYAPQLNRANKVGQLGQGIMVQCIERIRDDLLDIKIAEESHRLGYWNSKDKFISLLENVYNEPEEQSIRKRLNDFWDSWQDLSRQPQGLAERNIILERGKAFAETIKSRFHSLERIYTMVNDEVKITTEEINNYLRNISDLNRQIAKAIAMKDQPNDLMDERDLIVNKLSNLISISIENKRDPNEFLIHSEGKHLIQGTIANEFMLEAVNGPTRTKWNVLWNNGEMTNIDTGKLGALINVRDNEIKNEINELDNMAINIIELVNEVHVSGYGLDKKNGRIFFDQEYKLTDELGRYDSNGNGQFDSVHIFKINSTNELIPEEKLGFAGILRFQTLNTNNFIEIPYHTTDTVQDVINKINNSNAQVTARINEEGKFEIKAIKEEEKDSAVFRIRYIEDSGLFLTTYTGILDASGAEGAYNYQNINTTNQLTNTASYSISPLKNPAAWLKVSKEILEDPSKIASGIRTPTNNIPIGDNEAALRIASLVNSQIMIGKNETLNDYFANTASNIAIKGQIAEVTKNSQEQILKSLTDLRLSISGVNKDEELANMIEFQQSFIAASKFITVSAELIDTIINKMGV
- a CDS encoding flagellar hook-associated protein 3, giving the protein MINRVSHPLTYENLKASSTGKEVKITRLLESLYQGGKKIINLRDDPTGVTHAIRLDSDMFKLNTYVKNINNAKGKLRYIEGYLQSLANILTRAKEITVQGSNGTYGADDKKMIAKEINAILEDVLAIANAKGADGCSIFAGTKVDAEAFKVTRENRINRLTQDRAETQIVRIDYNGNQAEQTTEIYNGIYIPTSYPGSEIFFSQNHYIISSKSVNGFTVKENTKIYIDNIEIALTQGDTAADIIAKINESAAPVEAILDPILNSIAIKTTTPHQIWITEEGSTVLQDLGILTQNNDTKEPPYNIASNTEVRNRTIFDSLIDLRDTLEENREGIIGSRSLAEIDESLNKIFSTLADLGTKDNRLDLNHERISKEIIDMKDDIVKYTDFDVTKTITDLNMTSLAYQVSLGVSARIMQTTLLDFLK
- the fliW gene encoding flagellar assembly protein FliW, producing MKNKLSIKFNFPEGIPGFEDIKEFIIKDSEHKPFSIMQSINGEINFLVTSPLNFLEKYIPKIEEKDWLDIQAENEDEKVILCIINMHVKNYKEITANLKAPIILNKKKLIGKQAISTNEEHYLRYRVFKE
- the csrA gene encoding carbon storage regulator CsrA: MLILSRKAKESIKIDSNIEISILEIKKDSVKIAIKAPENIKILRSEIYDIIKEENKKSILQDKNNMHKIKNLLDHLNK
- the tsaB gene encoding tRNA (adenosine(37)-N6)-threonylcarbamoyltransferase complex dimerization subunit type 1 TsaB, whose product is MMNTLSVEYSYKTLLIHFKINGEVLSLVKFKDKINYTLSVPKLFNDFVLKHNIDLNNLDLLINSSGPGSFTGLRISLSFIKGLSLGLSIPFVNVPTFDVFARLIHTRLDVLTLSFTAGRYFLGYYKNSKLCGKIFCFSELELFDYLDGLDLKFVIVGNGVEFIYEKLKYKKYNFEIITDMESFGSVLRDLGECKYLESGHGDNILAGPFYVRLSDAEIKSHLLR